In Streptomyces sclerotialus, one genomic interval encodes:
- a CDS encoding cold-shock protein, whose protein sequence is MAQGTVKWFNSEKGYGFIAQEDGGPDVFVHYSSISGDGFRNLEDTQRVEFEIAQGRKGPQAEQVRVIG, encoded by the coding sequence ATGGCTCAGGGCACCGTGAAGTGGTTCAACTCCGAGAAGGGTTACGGATTCATCGCACAGGAGGACGGCGGGCCGGACGTCTTCGTCCACTACAGCTCTATCAGCGGCGACGGCTTCCGCAATCTGGAGGACACCCAGCGGGTGGAATTCGAGATCGCCCAGGGCCGCAAGGGGCCGCAAGCGGAACAGGTCCGCGTCATCGGCTGA